A region from the Muribaculum gordoncarteri genome encodes:
- the sufC gene encoding Fe-S cluster assembly ATPase SufC — translation MDNKILLDIHDLHASIDGKEILKGINLTVREGEVHAIMGPNGSGKSTLSMVLAGAPGYSVTEGTVDFHGKELLELSPEDRSHEGLFLSFQYPVEIPGVSMVNFMRAAVNEKRKYFNEAPLSASDFLKLMRQKRAIVELDNKLASRSVNEGFSGGEKKRNEIFQMAVLEPRLSILDETDSGLDIDALRIVAGGVNKLKTDRNATIVITHYQRLLDYIKPDFVHVLYKGRIVRTGGPELALELEEKGYDWIKQGENIQD, via the coding sequence ATGGACAACAAAATATTACTCGACATCCACGACTTGCACGCCTCGATCGACGGCAAGGAAATCCTCAAAGGAATAAATCTCACCGTGCGTGAGGGCGAAGTTCACGCGATAATGGGTCCCAACGGCTCAGGAAAGTCAACACTTTCGATGGTTCTCGCCGGAGCACCCGGATACTCGGTAACCGAAGGCACCGTCGACTTCCACGGCAAGGAACTTCTCGAGCTGTCGCCCGAGGACCGCAGCCACGAAGGGCTCTTCCTGTCGTTCCAATACCCGGTGGAGATTCCGGGAGTGTCGATGGTCAACTTCATGCGTGCGGCCGTAAACGAGAAGCGCAAATACTTCAACGAGGCCCCGCTGTCGGCAAGCGACTTCCTGAAGCTCATGCGCCAGAAACGCGCAATCGTGGAGCTCGACAACAAGCTTGCGTCACGCTCGGTCAACGAAGGATTCTCGGGAGGCGAAAAGAAGCGTAACGAGATATTCCAGATGGCCGTGCTCGAGCCGCGCCTGTCGATTCTCGACGAAACCGACTCGGGTCTTGACATCGACGCACTGCGCATCGTGGCCGGCGGCGTCAACAAGCTGAAGACCGACCGTAACGCAACCATCGTCATCACCCACTACCAGCGACTGCTCGACTACATAAAGCCCGACTTCGTACACGTGCTCTACAAGGGCCGCATCGTGCGCACCGGAGGTCCCGAACTTGCGCTCGAGCTTGAAGAGAAGGGCTACGACTGGATTAAGCAAGGCGAAAACATTCAAGATTAA
- a CDS encoding immunity 17 family protein, whose product MSLVTGTLVLIGIFTLCGLFSILAGMAGWDWFFTSVNSRMLTGRMSRKWARIFYIVLGLAILTMATYLYMTLPAK is encoded by the coding sequence ATGTCGCTCGTAACAGGCACATTGGTGCTGATAGGCATATTCACGCTGTGTGGACTATTTTCAATCCTGGCCGGAATGGCCGGCTGGGATTGGTTTTTCACCAGCGTCAACTCACGAATGCTCACCGGACGCATGTCGCGTAAATGGGCCAGGATATTCTACATCGTACTTGGCTTGGCGATATTGACTATGGCGACATATCTCTACATGACACTACCTGCAAAATGA
- a CDS encoding CvpA family protein, translating into MSVIDITILIVAGAALVYGLIKGIINQLASLGGFVLGLIACRIFGDNMAEIMTGILPGTFHSQQAASIVGNIVLFLLVYFTVALIASMAHKLTHAIMIGWLDHLLGGIFSVFKWLLIMSIVLNLWHIITPDSPIFHSSTLMDGELFPALMNFAPKMLSALAGQVSATIDNVS; encoded by the coding sequence GTGAGTGTTATCGACATAACAATACTAATAGTAGCGGGAGCTGCATTGGTTTACGGTCTTATCAAAGGCATTATCAACCAGTTGGCATCCCTGGGCGGGTTCGTTTTGGGACTTATCGCCTGCCGCATATTCGGCGACAACATGGCCGAGATAATGACCGGGATTCTCCCCGGGACATTCCACTCCCAGCAAGCCGCCTCCATTGTGGGAAATATCGTGCTTTTCCTCCTTGTCTACTTTACCGTGGCGCTTATAGCCTCGATGGCCCACAAGCTCACCCACGCAATAATGATAGGTTGGCTCGACCACCTGCTCGGAGGCATATTCTCGGTGTTCAAGTGGCTGCTCATAATGAGCATAGTGCTGAACCTGTGGCACATCATAACTCCCGACAGCCCGATATTCCACTCGTCCACGCTGATGGACGGAGAACTGTTTCCGGCACTGATGAATTTTGCGCCTAAGATGCTCAGCGCACTCGCCGGACAGGTATCGGCCACCATTGACAATGTAAGTTAA
- the sufD gene encoding Fe-S cluster assembly protein SufD yields the protein MGSIKQYTDIFRQNREAIDRNSAEVLNSRRQAALEALDDRELPDRRDEGFEKTSIDEMFAPDFGLNINRVNIPVDVASSFRCDVPNMSTAIAFVLNDSFHPSSALASKLPEGVIFDSLRKAAVEHPELVASHYGTLAPLDRPGVALNTLLVQDGVFIYVPRGVKLSKPLQLVNIFSSPASLMAVRRVLIVMDDDSEAQLLVCDHTQDCDNNYLSSQIIEVVMGRGARFDLYDMEESSARTARYSQLFARQEAGSSLLVNGITLTGGMTRNDYNIDVMGEHSETLLAGMAIGTGHQHTDNNSSVNHLAERCHSRQLFKYVLDEESTGAFEGGITVNPSARFIEAYQSNKNLLASTSARMHTKPQLLIYCDDVKCSHGATTGQLDAEALFYMRSRGISEKEARTMLMQAFMADVIDTVRMDGLRDRLRHLVDKRFHGQRSFCGSCAASCHESNNAKPSAHEPA from the coding sequence ATGGGCAGCATTAAACAATACACCGATATTTTCAGGCAGAACCGCGAAGCGATCGACCGCAACTCGGCCGAGGTGCTGAACAGTCGCCGACAAGCCGCGCTTGAGGCTCTCGACGACCGCGAACTGCCCGACCGTCGCGATGAGGGCTTTGAGAAGACCTCCATCGACGAGATGTTTGCCCCCGACTTCGGGCTCAACATCAACCGTGTCAACATCCCCGTCGATGTAGCATCGTCGTTCCGCTGCGATGTCCCCAACATGAGCACCGCGATAGCCTTTGTGCTGAATGACTCGTTTCACCCGTCATCGGCCCTCGCGTCGAAGCTGCCCGAAGGGGTGATATTCGACTCACTGCGCAAAGCCGCCGTCGAGCATCCCGAGCTTGTGGCAAGCCACTACGGCACACTCGCTCCGCTCGACCGCCCCGGAGTTGCGCTCAACACCCTGCTCGTGCAGGACGGCGTGTTCATCTACGTGCCTCGCGGCGTGAAGCTTTCCAAGCCGCTCCAGCTCGTAAACATATTCAGCTCCCCCGCATCGCTCATGGCCGTGCGCCGCGTGTTAATCGTCATGGACGACGACAGCGAGGCTCAGCTGCTCGTGTGTGACCACACCCAGGATTGCGACAACAATTACCTCTCGTCGCAGATAATCGAGGTGGTGATGGGACGCGGAGCGCGATTCGACCTCTACGACATGGAGGAGTCGTCGGCCAGAACCGCACGTTACTCACAGCTCTTCGCCCGTCAGGAAGCCGGATCGTCGCTGCTCGTCAACGGCATAACGCTCACAGGCGGCATGACGCGCAACGACTACAACATCGATGTCATGGGCGAACACAGCGAAACCCTGCTCGCCGGAATGGCCATAGGCACCGGGCACCAGCACACCGACAACAATTCAAGCGTCAACCACTTGGCCGAACGCTGTCACAGCCGTCAGCTGTTCAAGTATGTCCTCGACGAAGAGTCGACCGGAGCTTTCGAGGGCGGGATAACGGTAAATCCCTCAGCACGATTCATCGAGGCCTATCAGAGCAACAAGAACCTGCTGGCTTCGACCTCGGCGCGCATGCACACCAAGCCGCAGCTGCTCATCTACTGCGACGACGTGAAGTGCAGCCACGGCGCGACCACCGGACAGCTCGACGCCGAAGCACTGTTCTACATGCGCTCGCGCGGCATCTCGGAAAAGGAGGCCCGCACCATGCTCATGCAGGCGTTCATGGCCGATGTCATCGACACCGTGCGCATGGACGGACTTCGCGACCGCCTGCGTCACCTCGTCGACAAGCGTTTCCACGGACAACGGTCGTTCTGCGGCAGTTGCGCAGCGTCATGTCACGAATCCAACAATGCAAAACCCTCAGCTCATGAACCAGCTTGA
- the sufB gene encoding Fe-S cluster assembly protein SufB, producing the protein MTKDNQNNTAAGHDDIIGDVTNGEYKYGFVSDIDTDVIPRGLNEDVIRLISKKKGEPEWLLEFRLKAYRHWLTLKMPTWAHLDIPEIDYQAISYYAAPKKKEGPKSLDEVDPELLETFNKLGIPLEEQKALSGMAVDAVMDSVSVKTTHREKLAEMGVIFCSFSEAVKDYPDLVKRYLGTVVSYRDNFFAALNSAVFSDGSFVYIPKGVRCPMELSTYFRINASGTGQFERTLIVADDDAYVSYLEGCTAPMRDENQLHAAIVEIIVEDRAEVKYSTVQNWYAGDKQGNGGVYNFVTKRGLCRGDYSKLSWTQVETGSAITWKYPGCVLAGEGSVGEFYSVAVTNNYQQADTGTKMIHLGRNTRSTIVSKGISAGHSQNSYRGLVKVAPKADGCRNYTQCDSLLLSSHCGAHTFPYIDVLNDTAVVEHEATTSKISEDQIFYCNQRGIPTEEAIGLIVNGYAKEVMNKLPMEFAVEAQKLLQITLEGSVG; encoded by the coding sequence ATGACTAAAGATAACCAAAACAATACTGCTGCCGGCCACGATGACATAATAGGCGATGTCACCAACGGCGAATACAAGTACGGATTTGTAAGCGACATCGACACCGATGTGATTCCTCGCGGACTCAACGAGGATGTAATCCGTCTTATATCGAAAAAGAAAGGCGAACCCGAGTGGTTGCTTGAATTCCGACTGAAGGCCTACCGTCACTGGCTGACGCTGAAGATGCCTACATGGGCTCATCTCGACATTCCTGAAATCGACTATCAGGCCATAAGCTATTACGCCGCGCCCAAAAAGAAAGAGGGGCCCAAGAGCCTTGATGAAGTGGATCCCGAGCTGCTTGAAACGTTCAACAAGCTCGGCATACCCCTTGAGGAACAGAAGGCATTGTCGGGAATGGCCGTAGACGCGGTTATGGACTCGGTGTCGGTTAAGACCACCCACCGTGAGAAGCTCGCCGAGATGGGAGTGATATTCTGCTCATTCTCGGAAGCTGTGAAGGACTATCCCGACCTTGTGAAACGCTACCTCGGCACAGTGGTAAGCTACCGCGACAACTTCTTTGCCGCACTTAATTCGGCGGTATTCTCCGACGGCTCATTCGTCTACATTCCCAAAGGTGTACGCTGCCCCATGGAACTATCGACCTATTTCCGCATCAACGCTTCGGGCACCGGACAATTTGAGCGCACATTGATTGTGGCCGACGACGATGCCTACGTAAGCTATCTTGAAGGATGCACCGCGCCGATGCGTGACGAGAATCAGCTTCACGCCGCAATCGTGGAGATAATAGTCGAAGACCGCGCCGAGGTTAAATACTCGACCGTACAGAACTGGTATGCCGGCGACAAGCAGGGCAACGGAGGTGTCTACAACTTCGTAACCAAGCGCGGACTATGCCGCGGCGACTACTCCAAGCTGTCGTGGACACAGGTTGAAACCGGTTCGGCCATAACATGGAAATATCCCGGATGCGTGCTCGCAGGCGAAGGTTCGGTGGGCGAGTTCTACTCGGTTGCCGTGACCAACAACTATCAGCAGGCCGACACAGGCACAAAGATGATTCACCTCGGACGCAACACCCGCTCGACAATCGTCAGCAAGGGTATATCGGCCGGCCACAGCCAGAACTCCTACCGCGGACTGGTAAAGGTGGCACCCAAAGCCGACGGATGCCGCAACTACACGCAGTGCGACAGCCTTCTGCTCAGCTCACACTGCGGAGCCCACACATTCCCCTACATCGATGTGCTCAACGACACCGCCGTAGTGGAGCATGAGGCTACGACATCAAAAATCAGCGAAGACCAGATATTCTACTGCAACCAGCGAGGCATCCCCACCGAGGAGGCAATAGGACTTATCGTCAACGGATATGCCAAGGAGGTTATGAACAAGCTCCCGATGGAATTTGCCGTCGAGGCTCAGAAACTTCTCCAAATTACTCTCGAAGGCTCGGTAGGCTAA
- a CDS encoding biotin--[acetyl-CoA-carboxylase] ligase gives MKHNILHLDSVTSTNSWLAVEGRDIPHATVVTTREQTAGRGQRGNSWESQPGANLTFSMLLRPESIAAHSQFTISEAVALGIADALRHYLPADRVKIKWSNDIYVDNRKICGILIENSITGDRIGRSIAGIGINVNQEEFHSDAPNPVSMRNITGIEYNLDEVLNLVIDSILSRLDEGIADPASLHRAYIESLWGKEGRTYRDTATGEIFSAIIEDVAPIGHIHLRDTSGRLRIQAFKEIAVIL, from the coding sequence ATGAAACACAACATCCTGCATCTCGATTCAGTGACATCGACCAATTCATGGCTCGCTGTCGAAGGGCGTGACATTCCTCATGCCACAGTAGTGACTACACGTGAGCAGACGGCGGGACGAGGGCAACGAGGCAACAGCTGGGAGTCGCAACCCGGAGCCAACCTTACATTCTCCATGCTGCTGCGACCTGAATCGATTGCGGCCCACAGCCAGTTCACCATATCGGAAGCAGTAGCGCTCGGCATCGCCGACGCGTTACGCCATTACCTCCCTGCCGACCGCGTGAAGATAAAGTGGTCCAACGACATATATGTCGACAACCGCAAGATATGCGGGATATTAATTGAAAACAGCATAACCGGCGACCGCATAGGGCGAAGCATCGCCGGAATAGGCATCAACGTAAATCAGGAGGAGTTTCACAGTGACGCTCCCAATCCAGTGTCGATGCGCAACATCACCGGCATCGAATATAATCTCGACGAGGTGCTCAACCTTGTAATCGACTCAATTCTCTCACGACTTGACGAGGGAATCGCCGATCCGGCATCGCTACACCGGGCCTATATCGAGTCGCTGTGGGGCAAAGAGGGCCGCACCTATCGCGACACCGCCACCGGCGAGATATTCTCGGCCATAATTGAAGATGTAGCCCCCATAGGTCACATCCACCTCCGCGACACCTCCGGCCGCCTCCGCATCCAAGCCTTCAAAGAAATCGCCGTCATCCTCTGA